CCTGGCCGTCCGCGATGAGGTCGCGCCGGGCCAGCCACCCGGCCCGCTGCCGCATCACGGGTCCGAACGGGACGGTGCGACGGGCAACCACCGATGCCTTCAGCCCACCACCGCGCAACTGTCGCAGCGTCACGTCCGAATCGCACAACGTCGAGTGCACGATCAGCCCCATGCCCTTGGCCGCCAACAACAACGGCATCACGGAGCACAACCGGTCGAGCACGGAGCGTCCCCGCGGTCCCGCATCCCAAGCCCTCGCACGTCCACGTTCCGGCGTCGACGGGCTCGGCACGTACGGGGGATTAGCCGTGATGACGTCGAACTCGTCGCTGCCGACCAGGTCGCCGAAATCACCGCGCCGCACGCGCACCGGCAGACCGCGCAACCGCGCGTTGACCCAGGTGGCAGCCACCGCACGGCGGCTCAGGTCGACCGCCGTGACGTGACCCGCACCGGCCAGCCCGGCGGCGATCGCGACCGCGCCGGTGCCGGTGCACACGTCCAACACGCGCCCGCCACGCGGCATGCCGGCGCCGGCCAGCGCCTCGGCGATCAACCAGGTGTCCTCTTGTGGCCGGTACACACCCGGCGGCCTCCACAACAACATGGTCTTTGGTTCCCGAAGCCACGGGCGGCAAACGGGTGCGCGGAAAGGGAATGGACCGCCCGGTACGGGGAATCCTCTTGTGCCCGAACAGGCTCAGACCGCCGGAACAGGGAGGTCGGATGGGCGTGGTGGAGGCGGCGCGCGAAGCGGCCAGGGAACAGGTGCTGGTGGCCATGATGCTCGGCATCCCCCGTCTGCTGGGCGATCCGGCGTGGCGTGCCGCCGAACCGGACGAAGGCCGTGGCCTCGGTGTGCTGCTGGCGCCGGGGTTCGGTTTCGGGGACCGGAGCCTGCACCTCACCGCCACGTGGTTGCGCAAACGCGGTTACGTTCCCATCGGGGCGAGGATCGGCCTGAACGTGGGCTGCACGACCGAGTTGGTCGACCGGCTGGAACGCCGGTTGGCGGCGCACGTCGAGGCGACCGGCGGCAAGGTGGTGCTGTTCGGCCAGAGTCGCGGCGGCGGGCTGTGCCGACTTCTCGCGGTGCGCAGGCCGGAGTTGGTGCGTGGCCTGGTGATGCTCGCCAGCCCGGTGCTGGACCAGCTGGGCGCGCACCCCAGCGTGGTGCGGGTGGCGCGGAAGTTGGCCAGGCTGTCGGCGGCGGGCATTCCGGGCCTGCTGGACCAGGACTGCTTCGCGGGCACGTGCTACGAAACGAACTCCACGGCCATGGCCCGACCGCTGGAGGTGCCCGCGATCGCGGTGTTCTCCCGCAACGACCCCATCGCGCCGTGGGAGCTGTGCGCGGACCCGTGCGCGGACTGCGTGGAGGTGGCCAGCAGCCACACCGGCATGAGCCTGGACCCGGAGGTGTACCGGCTGCTCGCGCCACGACTGGCGGCCTGGGCCAGGATCAGCGAACCCGCCCCACGCGCCGGCTGAGCCAACCTCCACGATCGGGTGCCTGCCGCTCGTTTGAGGCCAGTGGTCTTTATAGCTTCAGTGTGGACTAATTCTTATCTCTTCCCGAACGGTTCGTTGATCATTCACTCGAACGAGTGATCTTCCATGGGATCCTGCCGAGGTGCGGCCACCCTGCGCCGCCGCGCCCGGGAGGAGACACCCCATCGTGCGATCCCTGCTGAATCCGCTTGCCGTCGTCGTTTCCGTGGTCGCCATAGCGGCGGCCCTGCTGATCCCCACCGCCGCCGCTGCCACGCCGATCACCGTCGCGCAGGCCATCGGCCAGCAGACCGGCGCGTCCGCCACCGTCCGCGGTTACGTCGTCGGGCAGCCCACCGCCACCAATACCGTGGTGCGGTCGAACTTCCCGTCCGACTACGCGTTGGCGCTGGCCGACACGCCCACCCAGACCAGCACGAGCCAGATGCTGTACGTGCAGATCACGTCGGCGTTCCGGGCCCAGTGGGGCCTGCGGACCAACCCCGGTCTGCTCGGCGCGCGGATCGACGTGACGGGCCCACTGAACGCGTACTTCTCGCACCCGGGCCTGACGTCCCCGACCGCGTTCGCCCACGCGGGCACGTCGCCGACCACGACGACCGCACCGACCACCGTCACGACCACCACGAGTTCCGGTGGCGGCTACGACACCACGTACTACCGCAACGCGATCGGCAAGACCGGCTCGTCGCTGAAGACGGCGTTGAACGGGATCATCCGCACCAACACCAAGCTGTCGTACGACCAGGTGTGGAACGCGTTGAAGGTCACCGACCAGGACCCGAACAACAGCGCGAACGTGATCCTGCTGTACTCGGGGCGTTCGCAGAGCAAGACGCTCAACGGCGGTGACCCGAACGACTGGAACCGCGAGCACGTCTGGGCCAAGTCGCACGGCGACTTCGGCACCGCGACCGGTCCGGGCACCGACATCCACCACCTGCGGCCGACGGACGTGTCGGTGAACTCGGAGCGTGGGAACAAGGACTTCGACATGGGTGGTTCGCCGGTGGCCGAGGCGCCCGGCAACTACACCGACACCGACTCGTGGGAGCCGCGCAACGCCGTGAAGGGCGACGTCGCCCGGATGCTGTTCTACATGGCCGTGCGGTACGAGGGTGGCGACGGCTACGTGAACCTGGAGATGAACAACAACGTCAACAACGGCACGGCGCCGTACCACGGCCGGCTGTCGGTGTTGCTCCAGTGGAACGCGCAGGACCCGCCGGACGCGTTCGAGAAGCGCCGCAACCAGGTCATCTACGACACGTACCAGCGCAACCGGAACCCGTTCATCGACCACCCGGAGTGGGCGGCGTCGATCTGGGGCTAGACCCTGTCCGGTCCGACGACAACGCCTGCCCTCGCCGCCTCACACGCGGCCGGGGCAGGCGTTTCTCGTGCCGGATGAGTATTCGGCGTTGACTGTGAACGCGAACTCTGTTCGACTGAACAGGACGTCTGTTCAGTAGGGGGTTGGGTCATGAGGGTCGGGATCACCATCCTGCCGGAGTACCGCTGGGCCGAGGCGAAGCCGCGGTGGCAGGCGGCGGAGGCGTACGGGTTCGCCCACGCGTGGACGTTCGACCACATCGGCTGGGGGCCGCTGGTCGACCACACGTGGTTCGGCTCGGTGCCGACGTTGAGCGCGGCGGCGCAGGTGACCTCGCGGATCGAGTTGGGCTTCATGGTGGCGTCGCCGAACTTCCGCCACCCGGTGCCGTTCACCAGGGACGTGACGGCGCTGGACGACCTGTCGGACGGACGGTTGACGGTGGGCGTCGGCGCGGGCGGTCTGGGCGGGTACGACGTGGAGGTGTTCGGCGGCGGGACCGCGCCGGCCAGTCGATCACGCCGGTTCGAGGAGTTCGTGGAGCTGCTGGACGCGTTGCTGACGCGGGAGCGGGTCGACTACTCCGGCGAGTACTACACGGCGGTAGACGCCCGCAACGCGCCTGGTTGCGTCCAGCGCCCGCGGACGCCGTTCGTGGTGGCCGCGAACGGTCCGAAGGCGCTGGCCCTGGCGGCGAGGCTGGGTCAGGGCTGGGTGACCATCGGTTCGCACTACGACACGTTGGACGGGTGGTGGAAGTCGGTGGCCGAGTTGCCGGCCCGTTTCGACGACGCGTTGGCCGCGGAGTCCCGGCCGTCCGCCGAGGTGCGCCGTTTCCTCCAGACCGACGCCGCGCCGCTGTACGCGTTGTCGAGCATCGAGTGCTTGCGCGACTTCCTGGGTCGGGCGGACGAACTGGGCTTCACCGACGTGCTGCTCCCGTGGCCGAGGGAGTCGGGTCGGTTCGCCGGTGACGAGGCGATCCTGGACACCGTCGCCACCGACGTCCTGCCGACCCTCTCCTGACCGACCGCTGTCTGCCCGGTTGGCTGTCCGGGCCGCCGTGACCGGGACCGGTTCGTCGCCGACTTCGAGCGCGAGGCCGTGCGCTTGTTCGACAGCGTGGTGGCCGGCAGCGCCGAGGTGCGCTCGTTCGTGACGCCCCAGGAGATCGCCGCCGGTTCGCTGTCCCAGGCCCGCAAGATCGAGGTGATGCGGGCGATGTGCGACGCGAGTCAGGCCGGCGGCTCCGTTGCGCCAGTTGCCGAAGGCTGCGCGTAGGGCGGACTGTCCGTTGTAGATGGTCGTGGGCTGTGCCGACCGAGCCCGAGCATCGACAGCGCCTTGTAGACGCTGGAGTGCGGCGCGCGCCGGAGCACACCTTCGTCGGTCCGCCATTTCGGGCTTCGTGACGCCTTGCATCCGCTCTCTGTCTTGATCGACGAGCAGGACGGTCGGATGTCGCCCGAACTCGTGAACTTTGGCGGGTTTCCGGTCCCCGACACCCACAGCGGCCACGTGTGATGTGACCGACCGGATGAACCTTCGCCGAGGGCCGCAACCTGGCCGAGTGGTGTTCGGTCCGGGCACCACTCTTAGCTCTGGGTGACTGTTAGCTTGCGGACAGCAATGAATCCAGACGAGGAGGCGATCGTGAAACGCAGGTTCGGTGTCGTGCTCGGCGGGCTCGCGTCCGTCATCCTGCTGGCTCCGCTCGCCCCGCCGGCGCAAGCGGCAACCGGGCAGGTTGCGGTGTTCTCGGTCGAGTTCCTTCCACTTGAGACCTATGAGAACCCCAGGGGCTGCAAGGTACTTCCGGCCGGCGCGCACGTGTTGGCAAACCTGACCGACGGCGACGTGACGATCTTCAGCGACCAGCTGTGCCTCACGCCGGCCATGGTCACGGTGCCGGCGGGGTACGGCACGCACGTGCCGTCGCTCGGCGCGGCGTTCCGCGCCTGAACCCTGTCCGCGCAAACGAATCCGATGAAGTGGAAAGGCGCAAGTGTCCTTCGATCTGGTCGTGGTCGGAGTCGGCTACGTCGGGCTGCCGCTCGCGGCGGCGGCCACCGCCGGGGGTCTGTCGGTGGCCGGGTACGACACCAGTCCGGACGTGGTCCGTACCCTCACCGAGGGCCGCTCGCACGTGCTGGACGTGCCGTCCGCCGAGCTGCGGGTGATGCGCGCCAGGGGTTTCACCCCCACGACCGACCCTTCGGTGATCGCCGGGGCCGACACCGTGGTGATCTGCGTGCCGACCGGTTTAGGCGCCGACGGTCGACCTGACCTGGGTGCGGTCCGTGCCGCCGCCGAGACCGTGTCCGAGCACCTGAGGCCCGGCACGCTGGTGGTCCTGGAGTCGACCAGCTTTCCCGGCACCACCGACGAGGTGCTGCGGCCCGTGCTGGAGCGGCACGGTCTGCTTGCCGGAGAGGACTTCCCGCTCGGCTACTCGCCCGAACGGGTCGACCCCGGCAACCGGCACTACGGCATCCGCAACACACCCAAGGTGGTGAGCGGGCACACGCCGTTGTGCGCGAAGCACTGCGCCACGTTCTACAGCCGGTTCGTCGACACGGTCGTGGTGGCGCGCGGCACCCGTGAGGCCGAGATGGCGAAGCTGCTGGAGAATACCTACCGGTACGTGAACATCGCGCTGGTCAACGAGATCGCCGTGTTCTGCGACCGGATCGGCGTGGACGTGTGGGACGTGCTGCACTGCGCGGCCACCAAACCGTTCGGCTTCCAGCCCTTCACCCCCGGGCCGGGCGTCGGCGGGCACTGCATCCCGATCGACCCGCGCTACCTGCTGGACAAGGCCCGCCGTGAAGGCGCCCGGCTCGGCGTGGTGGAGGCCGCGCGGCTGGTCGACTCGGCGATGCCGTCCTATGTGGTCGAACGCGCGGTGCGGTTGCTGGCCGATGAGGGCGTGCCGGTGGAGGGTGCGCGGATCCTGCTGTTGGGTGTCTCCTACAAGGCCGATGTGCCGGACACGCGTGAGTCCGCCGCGTTCCGGATCGTCGACGAGCTGTGCGCGCTCGGCGCGGTGGTGGGCTACCACGACCCGGTGGCCGGCGCCGTGACCGCGCTGGGTCCGCCCGTCGCCGACCTCGACTCCGCGCTGCGCACGAGCGACGCCACCGTGCTGCTCGTCGCGCACAGCGGCTACGACCTCGGCCGCCTGGCCAGGAACGCGCGGCGGCTGCTCGATGTCACGGGCAGCGTGCCGGGAGGGGAGGTCATGCGCCTCTGAGACGCCCCGACGGGGGAGCCGGTCCGGAGACCGGATTCGCACGCCGATTTTCGCTGGAACAACGTTTTTCACACTGAGGAGAATCCCCGAAATGGTCATGTCCACGACCGTCAAGAACGATCGGCTCAAGAAGCGCTTCGAGAAGTGGGACGTCAACGGCAACGGCCGGATCGAGAAGTCCGACTACGAGGCCGAGGCGCACCGCATCATCCAGGCGTTCGGCGAGGACCCGGCGTCCCCGCAGGCGCGGGCGCTCCTCGACGCCTACGTCTCCATGTTCGAGTTCCTGGCGACCAAGGCCGGGGTCAGCGTGAACGGCGCGATGACCGAGGACCAGTTCCTGAGCGTCGTCGAGGCGCAGGTGTTCGCCGAGGGCGACGCCGGCTTCAACCGCGTGATCCGGCCGACCGTCGCGGCGATGGTCGGGCTGTGCGACACCGACGGCGACGGCGAGGTCAGCCCGTCGGAGTTCCGCAGGTGGCTGGAAGCGATCGGCGTGGACGCCTCGTCCGCGGTCGAGTCCTTCCGCACGATCGACGTCAACGGCAGCGGGACGTTGACCGTGGACGAGCTGGTGGCCGCGGTGCGCGCCTACCACTTCGGCACCCTGGACGTGCCGCTCCTCGGTCACTGACCTGACGCACACGAACGGCGCCCCGGGGACGATCCCCGGGGCGCCGTTTCGCGTGAAGGTCAGACGGCGGGAACGACCGCCGGGCTGAACACCACGCCCATCTCGGGCCGCAGGCCGAGTTCCGGGCCGGTGCGCGGGGTGGGGGTGCTGATCAGGATGTTGTAGTGGTTCGGGTGGTGGCAGGCGTCGAACCCGAGCACGGTGCCGACCAGACCGCCGTCGCACCACACCTCGTCGCCCCGGTCGATCACGCCCGCGTTGGCGATCTCCACGAACCCGAGGAACGCGACCCGGTCGACGCGCGCGCCCGGCGTGGTGTCGTGGTGGTCGGTGGTCACCAGCTCGTGCACCTCACCGCGGCGCACGCAGCGGCTCGCGTACGGCTCCAGGCTCATCCCGCGGTCGTCGCGGCGGTGCACCAGGACCTTCACCACCCTGCTGCCGACCGCCCGCTTGTCGCCGTCCTCCAGCATCACGCGCCCTCTCGTCGGTATGCCTCGTCCACCAGGTCCAGCGCGGCCAGGCCGCCGTCCCGCCACGCCGGACCGAGTGCCACGGCGTGCGCGAAGTCGTGCAGCACGCCGGTGTACTCGTGCCACAGCGAGCCCTTGAACTCGTCGAAGCCGGCGAGCATGTCCGCCCGCAGCGCGGTTCCGTCGGTCAACCGGACCGTCACGTCCTTCGTCTCGCCCGGGTGCGACCAGTCCAGCTCCACCGTCGCCGGCGCGGTCCCGCGCACGTGCAGCACGGCATGCCGGTCGACGCCCGCCGTGCGCGTGATCCGCACCGACTCCAGCGTCAGCTCGCCGAGGAACAGCCGGACCAGGTCCAGCGCGTTCGGCCCGTTGTCCGCCACGCACCCGCCGCCGGACCGGGCCGGGTCGAGGTACCAGCGGTCGCGGCCGACGTGCTCCTCGATCCGTTCCAGGTAGCGCACGGTCAGCTCGGCGATCGGCGCGCCGCCGGTCAGCTTGTCCCGCAACGCCAGCACGTTCGCGTTGTACCGGCGGTGGAACGCGGTGAACAGCGCCACGTCCCGCGCCCGCGCCGCCTCGGCCACCGCCAGACCATCCCGCAGCGTGGTGGCCAGCGGCTTTTCCACGCACACCGGCAGCCCGCACGCGATGGCGTCGAGCGCGACGCCCGCGTGGACGTCGTTCGGCGCCGTCACCACCACCGCGTCGAGGCCGCCCGCGTCGAGCATCGCGCGATGTGACCGGTACACCGGCACGCGGTGCCCGGCGGTCGCCTGTTCGTCCGGATCGCACACGGCGGCCAGTTCGAAGCGCGGCGAGGAGGCGATCGCGGCCAGGTAGAACCGCGAGATCACCCCCAGCCCCACCACGCCCAACCGGATGATCTGGTGCCCGGTCATCCCGCCTCCCTCAGCTCGGGCGCGACCGCGCGCAGCTCCTCGTACAACTCCACCGGCACCGGAACGCCGTGCGCCCGCCGCCACCGCGCCCGTTCACCCTCGTGCCACCCCGGGTACGACACCGCCTTGCGCGGGTCGACGGGCAGCGCGCCCACCACCGCCCCGAACAGCGCCGACGCGTCCTCGGCGAACCCGGACCGCAGCGCCGACGGTGCGAACGCCAACGCCGTCACCCCGATGTCGTCGTCCTGCGACACCGACGACGTCGGTCCCGTCGTCGCACCCGGCACCAGCGCGGCCAGCACCTCGACCAGCAGACCGAGCCCGAAACCCTTGTACGCGCCCGTTTCCGCCGCGCCGCCCAGCCACAGCAGGTGGCCGTCGCCCCGGTCGAACGCGGCCGGGTCGGTCACCGGCGTCCCGTCGTCCGCGGCCAGCCACCCCGGCGGGATCTCCTCACCGGCCCGCGCCGCCGCCCGCACCCGTCCCGTCGGCACCACCGTCGTGCTCATGTCCAGCACGAACGGCGGCCGGTCACCCGCCGGGCAGGCCAACGCCAGCGGGTTCGTGCCCAGCATCGGCTCCCGACCGCCCGGCGGCCGGGCGATGCGCTGCCCACCGCAGTTGGAGACGATCAGCCCCACCATGCCGTGCGCCGCCGCCCGTGCCGCGTGGTGCCCGGCGCACCCGATGTGCGTCGCGCCGCGCAACGTGACCATGCCGATCCCGTACCGGGCGGCCCGTGCCGCGGCCAGCTCCATCGCCTGGGACGCAGACCACAGCCCGAGCGCCTTGCGCGCGTCGGCCAGCACGGACGCGCCCAGGTCGGCGATCACCGCCATGTCGGCGGCCGGGTCCGTCCGGCCCGAGTCGAACAGCGGCAGGTACAGCCTGGTCAGGTTCACCAGCCCGTGCGTGCTCATCCCGGTCAGGTCGCCGTGGCACAACGCCTCCGCGGCGACCGCGGCCCGGTCGGGCGGCATCCCGCGCTCCCGGAAAACACCGGTGACGGTGGCCAGCAGGATCGGATAGGGCACCAGGACGGTCATGTTCCTGCTTCCAATTCCTTGATCAGGGTTGATCGGTTTCGGATATTTCGCTCTCCACACCGACAGTGACCTGCGGTGTTGGAGTCCTGGTCCGGCAGTCTGGACCGTCGGCGATCTCGTTCCTGGATGATCTGCTTCACCCGCGTGTGCGGGGGTGTGCAGGCCGATGTCGGAGTCGGCGGCTCGAGCCAGGATGTTGATCGCAGCGGCGTGGTCGGCGTGCCACACGGCCCCGCATTTCGCGTGGTCGCCGCGTTCGGCGGCTTTCTCCGCGATGCCACAGAGCTTCGCTCGCCGCGCGTTCTTCCTCTTCCGGTGGTCCGATTCGCTGGTCGGCAGTTCGCCCAACCCGGTGTCGTGGCGGTGGCCGTCCGATCGGTGAGGACTTCGCTGTAACCCTTGTCCACGCCGACCTCGCGGTTGCCACGGGGTCGCTTCGACGATGTCACCGTGGCCGCGTCGATCGTGTAGTGCACCTCGACCCGGTTGTTACGAAGGATCAGCCGGAGTGTCCCGGTGGGGGTCCACGTGTCGATCCACCGGTCGCGGATGACGCGGTCCCTGATACCGGCCCCGTTGATGGAGCCGTGCTCGCGCCACACCATGGACCGGATGACGCCGAGCCGCCGTGCCTGCTCCGCGAGTTGCTTGAGCTTGCCGGCGTTGAGGTCCGCGGAGTAGGCGACGCGGGTGACCTTCACCGGCCACCACCGTCGAACTCGTCCTTCAGCGCCTTCTCGCAGGTCGCCTTTCCGTTCCGCGCGAACCGCACGACGACGTCCCGCACCACGTCGGTGAACCGGTCGAGGTCGGCGACGTCGGCGTGTTCGCCGCGCGCGTGGGCGTTGTTGGCGTCCAGCGATCCGGGGCCGAGGACGGCGGTCCGCGCGCCGGGCACGTCGGCGAGCCAGATCGCGTCACAGGTGAACGCGGGCTCGTGCGCGGGCCAGCGCGGGACCACGCCGTCGAGCAGCGGCACGTCCTGGGGCGGTAGGGCGGGCAGGCCGCGTTTGCGCCACTCCAGCCGGGTGATGGCGGCGGCGTCGACGGCGGTGCGGTGGAATGGCGGCACACCGCGGAACCGGGCGGTGAACTCGGCCAGCCCTTCGCGCAGCGCCGCGTCCAGCGCCACGGCCAGCACCCGCGCGGACGCCGTGCTGCCGTACGACAGGTTCAGCAGCAGCTCACCGGACCCGTACACGCGGTTGTGCATGCGGCCGGTGTGCAGACCCGCCACGCACACCTGACCGTCGGGCACCCGTCCGGCCAGCGCGCCCGCCACGTGCTGGGCGAGGAAACCGAGCAGCACCGACGCGTTGTGCCCGGCGTGCGGCCGGTCGTCGATCGCGTCCTCACCGCGCACCCGCACGCACGCCGTCATCGCGGCGGTGGACCTGGGCAGGTAGCGCAGGCCGGTGGGCTCGCAGAACACGTTGAGGCTGCCGTGGAACCCGGCCTCGACCAGCGGACGGGTGCCGAACACGCCCATCGCGCCGCCCTCCTCGCCGGACACGGCCTGGACCAGCACGCTCACGTCCCGACCGACCGCCGGATCGGCCAGCGCGGCGCGGATGCCCGCCAGCAACGCCACCGCCGGGCCCTTCGCGTCGATCGCGCCGCGGCCGTGGAACCGGACGCCGTCGAAACCGGCCGGCTCGAACGGCGCGACCGTGTCCAGGTGCACGTTGAACATCACCGTCGGCTCGGCGTCGCCCACGCGCAGCACCAGGCTCGGCTGCCGTTCCAGGAAGTCCGGGTCTTCGGCGATCGCCTCGCGCACCACCGCGGGCACGTCGTGCCGCAGCACGTCCGCTTCCCGGGCCGCGCCGAGGTGGACGGTCCGCAGCCCGAATTCCTCACCGGCCTCCGCGTACGCGTGCACCGCGTCCCACAGGCGAACCTCGGCCGTCGTCTCCAACGGACCGGCGGTCGGCAGGGCGAGCAACGTCAGCAGCAGGTCCCGATCCTGGTCGATCACCGCACGAACCCGATCACCGCACCAGCCCGGCCATCGCCCGACCGGCGGCGACGAACGCGAACGCCGCGTCGGGGGCGAGCGCGCCGGACGCGTGCGGCAACAGCGACACGTGCGGCTCCAGCGACCACGCGCCCTGATAGCCGTTGGCGCGCAACAACTCCACGCAGTCCGCCACCCGGGCCGACCCGGAGCCGGGCAGCACGAACCGGTCACCGAGGGCGTCCTTGACGTGCACGTGCTCGACGTGCGCGACGACCTCCCTCAGCAGCGCGTACCCGTCGTAGCCGTGCGCGACGCCGTTTCCCGTGTCGAACAGCAGCTTCAGCGCCGGGTTGTCCACCGCGGCCAGCAGCTCCAGCGCGCGCTCGCCGCTCATCCCCGCCCAGCCGGAGCAGTTCTCGTGCAGCAGCACGACACCGGCCGCCTCGGCGCGCTCCGCGAGGATGGCCACCCGCGTGATCACCCGGTCGCGCCACCGCCGCTCGGACAGGCCCGCGTTCGGGTACGACATGATCCGCACGTACCGGGTGCCCAGCTCGGCGCACCGGCGCAGCAGCACGTCCAGCTCGGCCAGGTCCTCGTCGAACGGCGTGACGACCGGGCGCGCCCAGCCGCCGATCCGCGACGCCAGGCACACCACCCGGACCTCGCACGCGGCCAGCGTCTTCGCCACCACGGCGAACTCCGCGTCGTCCAGGTCCGCGACCGCGCGGTGGTCGACCGTGCGCAGCTCCATGTGCGACCAGCCCAGCTCGGCGAGCACCGCCAGCTGACCGGCCAGGTCCGGCGCCGCCTCGTCGGTGATGCCGGCCAGCACGGGGTCAGCGGACATGGACGGCCACCGGGCCGGGCGACGCCTCACCGCGCGCGGTGGGTATCACCGGCTCGGCGCAGATGTTCTTGGCCACCGACAGCAGCTGCACCACGTCCGTGGCGAACGCGAACCCGCGGGCGTGCTGGTCACCGCCGGCGACGAAGAGCCGGTAGGCGCGGATCATCCACTCGGTGAGCGAATCGTCCCGCAGCACCTCGTGCTCGCTGCGCCCGTTGACCGTCACGGTGAGCTGCGAGTGGTCGTCGTCGTCGCTCACCGCGTAGTGGCCGACCGCGCTGCCCCGCTCGAACTCCACCGTGATCCGGCGCTCCCGCACCGGCGACGTGAGGTCGGAGCTGATCTCCGTGCGCACACCGCTGTTGTGCCGCAGGCCGATCCGCGCGCCGCCCATCCGCGGCACCACCACGTCACCCACGGTCAGGTCGTACCCGGCGGCGTGCGTGACCCGGGCACTGCCCGCGAGCCGCAGCGCCAACGCCACACCGTGCGGCAGCTCCACGTCGAACGCGGTCAGGTGGCTCGGCCTGGTCAGCGAACGGCGGAACCGCGGCTTGTTCTGCACGATCGAGATCGCCCTCGGCTCGCCGAGCGTGCCGCCGCGGACCAGCTCCGTCAGCCGCACGGTCAGCGAGCTGGTCAGCCACGGCTCCACGACCGCGATCCGCAGGCCGTACTTGCGGCGCAGCCTGGTCAACCGGGCGAGGTCGTCGGTGTCGGCGGCGAGCGGCTTCTCCGAGATCACGTTGCGGAAGCCGCGTTCGGCCAGCTCGACCATCACCTCGGCGCGCACGGTCGGCGGGGTGCACACGTGCGCCACGGTGTCGGCCGGGTCGAGCAGCGCGGCGGCCTCCGCGAGGCTGCCCGCCATCGCCAGGCCGGGTCGTTCCGCCGGCAGCCGCCGCGGGTCGCACGCCACGATCGGCCGGTCGTCGAACAGCTGTCGGACCGAGGTCCGCGCCCTGGTCAGCACCGGCAGGTGCAGTTCCGCCCCGGCCCGGCCCAACCCCACGACGAGTGTCCGCACTATGTGAGCCCTGTCTTGTCTCGTCCGCTTATCGAAGGCATCAGGAATGGCGATCTCAATTGAGTGACGGTGCCGACGTTGTCCCAAATCGGGTAGGGCTGTCAACTCAGGACCGGTGAGTTGACCAGGAAGAGTGAACTCCCCCGTGCTCGGGGGTTCGTCCGGTCGCCTGCCATACGCTCGCTGCCGAAAGCGGTGATCGCGGAGGTGAGTGCGCTGACCGTGCCATTCTTCACGCAATCGGCGACATTCTCTGAAATGTGGCCGACAATGCGCAGGCACATTGTCGAAGTGGTCGAGAACGGCAAGTTCTCGCACGGGAGCAAAGTTCTCGAACTGGAAAGCGCGTTGGCCGCGTACACCGGGGCCGCGCACGTGATCGGGGTGAACAGCGGCACCGACGCGCTGGTCCTGCTGCTGCGCGCGTGCGGGCTGCGCCCCGGTGACGAGGTGGTGGTGCC
This is a stretch of genomic DNA from Saccharothrix ecbatanensis. It encodes these proteins:
- a CDS encoding Ldh family oxidoreductase, encoding MTVLVPYPILLATVTGVFRERGMPPDRAAVAAEALCHGDLTGMSTHGLVNLTRLYLPLFDSGRTDPAADMAVIADLGASVLADARKALGLWSASQAMELAAARAARYGIGMVTLRGATHIGCAGHHAARAAAHGMVGLIVSNCGGQRIARPPGGREPMLGTNPLALACPAGDRPPFVLDMSTTVVPTGRVRAAARAGEEIPPGWLAADDGTPVTDPAAFDRGDGHLLWLGGAAETGAYKGFGLGLLVEVLAALVPGATTGPTSSVSQDDDIGVTALAFAPSALRSGFAEDASALFGAVVGALPVDPRKAVSYPGWHEGERARWRRAHGVPVPVELYEELRAVAPELREAG
- a CDS encoding M20/M25/M40 family metallo-hydrolase, coding for MIDQDRDLLLTLLALPTAGPLETTAEVRLWDAVHAYAEAGEEFGLRTVHLGAAREADVLRHDVPAVVREAIAEDPDFLERQPSLVLRVGDAEPTVMFNVHLDTVAPFEPAGFDGVRFHGRGAIDAKGPAVALLAGIRAALADPAVGRDVSVLVQAVSGEEGGAMGVFGTRPLVEAGFHGSLNVFCEPTGLRYLPRSTAAMTACVRVRGEDAIDDRPHAGHNASVLLGFLAQHVAGALAGRVPDGQVCVAGLHTGRMHNRVYGSGELLLNLSYGSTASARVLAVALDAALREGLAEFTARFRGVPPFHRTAVDAAAITRLEWRKRGLPALPPQDVPLLDGVVPRWPAHEPAFTCDAIWLADVPGARTAVLGPGSLDANNAHARGEHADVADLDRFTDVVRDVVVRFARNGKATCEKALKDEFDGGGR
- a CDS encoding sugar phosphate isomerase/epimerase family protein encodes the protein MSADPVLAGITDEAAPDLAGQLAVLAELGWSHMELRTVDHRAVADLDDAEFAVVAKTLAACEVRVVCLASRIGGWARPVVTPFDEDLAELDVLLRRCAELGTRYVRIMSYPNAGLSERRWRDRVITRVAILAERAEAAGVVLLHENCSGWAGMSGERALELLAAVDNPALKLLFDTGNGVAHGYDGYALLREVVAHVEHVHVKDALGDRFVLPGSGSARVADCVELLRANGYQGAWSLEPHVSLLPHASGALAPDAAFAFVAAGRAMAGLVR
- a CDS encoding Gfo/Idh/MocA family protein encodes the protein MRTLVVGLGRAGAELHLPVLTRARTSVRQLFDDRPIVACDPRRLPAERPGLAMAGSLAEAAALLDPADTVAHVCTPPTVRAEVMVELAERGFRNVISEKPLAADTDDLARLTRLRRKYGLRIAVVEPWLTSSLTVRLTELVRGGTLGEPRAISIVQNKPRFRRSLTRPSHLTAFDVELPHGVALALRLAGSARVTHAAGYDLTVGDVVVPRMGGARIGLRHNSGVRTEISSDLTSPVRERRITVEFERGSAVGHYAVSDDDDHSQLTVTVNGRSEHEVLRDDSLTEWMIRAYRLFVAGGDQHARGFAFATDVVQLLSVAKNICAEPVIPTARGEASPGPVAVHVR